From Gimesia panareensis, the proteins below share one genomic window:
- a CDS encoding methyltransferase domain-containing protein: MSYWDGRKDLNYYQTVREWLGPFSGTLLDVGCADTPVAQWGNFGKRYAVNNRPFPDLSGVECIEADWMETELQADVITCLQVIEHFETDFLREFVAKIFRSCQVAIISVPYLWSAGSCPGHHQDPIDVRKFLDLTNREPVKLEIVTDSSCRRLIALFESE; encoded by the coding sequence ATGAGCTACTGGGACGGCAGAAAAGATCTGAACTATTACCAGACCGTCAGGGAGTGGCTGGGGCCATTCAGCGGGACCCTGCTGGATGTTGGCTGTGCTGATACTCCCGTTGCTCAATGGGGTAATTTCGGGAAACGATATGCCGTCAACAATCGACCGTTCCCGGATCTGTCTGGTGTGGAATGCATTGAAGCTGACTGGATGGAAACTGAGTTGCAGGCCGACGTCATCACCTGCCTGCAGGTGATTGAGCACTTCGAAACGGACTTTCTGAGAGAGTTTGTCGCCAAGATCTTCCGGAGCTGTCAGGTTGCCATTATCAGCGTGCCGTACCTGTGGTCCGCTGGATCTTGTCCCGGTCATCATCAGGACCCGATCGACGTCAGAAAATTCCTGGATTTAACGAACCGAGAACCGGTCAAACTAGAGATCGTCACAGACTCCAGCTGCCGACGTCTCATTGCCCTGTTTGAGAGCGAGTAA
- a CDS encoding class I SAM-dependent methyltransferase, giving the protein MEKQNTDFYNRKYSEGDFNYDPMVERSWLEKHIVNRFGLSLGDRVLDLGCGKGLHAALLSSFGLRVFGIEPSFQGVMGAIERGSKAIFIRDSASALEHYFDENEFDLIFCRGMSWYHRELDQLCPDTGIDVREATGDFFKYIKPGGLLVLQICTDFSGYNPNKDAYNNRLSSYLDLFQLHGEIVHVTNWAGTPLTSDEQAAKVKGGIVIATRKVNCSHPGQQFH; this is encoded by the coding sequence ATGGAAAAGCAGAATACCGATTTTTACAACCGGAAGTACTCCGAAGGCGACTTCAATTACGATCCGATGGTCGAACGGTCCTGGCTGGAAAAGCACATCGTCAATCGTTTTGGGTTGAGCCTCGGGGACAGGGTGCTCGATTTAGGCTGCGGAAAGGGCCTGCACGCCGCTCTGCTGTCGAGTTTCGGATTACGGGTGTTCGGCATCGAGCCGTCGTTCCAGGGCGTTATGGGGGCAATAGAGCGGGGATCGAAGGCAATTTTCATCCGTGACAGTGCGTCTGCTCTGGAACACTATTTTGACGAGAACGAATTCGACCTGATCTTTTGCCGGGGGATGAGTTGGTACCACCGAGAGTTAGATCAACTCTGCCCGGACACGGGTATTGATGTCCGCGAGGCGACGGGAGATTTCTTCAAGTACATCAAACCGGGCGGGCTGCTCGTTCTGCAGATCTGCACAGACTTCTCAGGTTATAACCCCAATAAGGATGCGTACAACAACCGACTGTCGAGCTACCTGGATTTATTTCAGCTACATGGGGAAATCGTCCATGTCACAAACTGGGCTGGGACTCCACTGACCAGCGATGAACAGGCGGCGAAGGTCAAGGGAGGAATCGTGATTGCTACGCGAAAAGTAAACTGCAGCCATCCGGGTCAACAATTCCATTGA